Proteins from a single region of Nerophis ophidion isolate RoL-2023_Sa linkage group LG10, RoL_Noph_v1.0, whole genome shotgun sequence:
- the epyc gene encoding epiphycan, producing MKTLVRLVLGLVVLKAVLAGPRFSRQADLDTYDGGNYDVDDLNSENQEYDYEDGPTIDDPEIEIGTLAPPDYNYPVPEASLEEQVGQEEEEEEEELPLKPQLIPQGSGGSGVLMGPDTQKEVELRLMPIDILHVSGDFGGSVGSGASGASGVSGSGGSGDPLVSGASGGSGDIVFISGASEEIISGSGESGEFLVSGDVDYFISGDFPGSGGVSGSGDLLISGDFSGSGDLLISGDHSGSGDLLISGDLTGSGDLLISGMGSATSGASGDFGSGGSGIVIELGSGGSSIATGGSGDQSGSGFSGDLLTSGASGGSGVSGDTDESAVPGITLLPGEEELPLLPTTSPQEASGTSGDFSGVSGTSGDLGVSGDIEVSGASGTSGVSGSGDTEQPDITLIPDTKEEGLLPTQETPQEGTGGVEETLGSGLPEPDEPEEPEVDRTGMPTCLLCTCLGGSVYCDDLKLDSVPPLPKDTTHFYARYNRITKINKSDFASMNKLKRIDLTANEISSIDSRAFMGLPELEELVIRENHISQLPALSETMTLIDASHNNIDSKGIAKEAFKDMTGLLYLYLTDNKIDYIPVPLPHSLRSLHLQRNNIQSMHDDTFCNLHDFSYIRNALEDIRLDGNPINLSRTPQAYVCLPRIPIGDLI from the exons ATGAAGACGTTAGTGCGACTCGTGCTCGGACTCGTCGTCCTCAAAGCTGTGCTGGCCGGACCTCGGTTTTCCCGACAAGCGGACTTGGACACGTACGACGGCGGCAACTACGACGTGGACGATTTGAATTCGGAAAACCAGGAGTATGACTATGAAGACGGGCCGACCATCGACGACCCAGAG ATAGAGATTGGCACACTGGCCCCGCCAGACTACAACTACCCAGTACCAGAGGCCTCCTTGGAGGAGCAGGTGGGccaagaagaggaggaggaagaggaagagcttCCCCTGAAACCTCAGCTTATCCCTCAGGGCTCAGGCGGGTCCGGAGTTCTCATGGGCCCAGACACACAGAAAG AGGTGGAGCTGCGTCTGATGCCCATTGACATCCTTCATGTCTCCGGGGATTTTGGGGGCTCGGTGGGGTCTGGTGCCTCGGGAGCCTCTGGGGTTTCCGGGTCAGGAGGCTCAGGGGACCCGCTGGTCTCAGGCGCCTCCGGGGGTTCTGGGGATATTGTCTTCATCTCTGGGGCTTCTGAGGAGATAATCAGCGGCTCTGGAGAATCAGGGGAGTTCTTGGTATCCGGGGATGTGGATTACTTTATTTCAGGGGATTTCCCTGGATCTGGGGGGGTCTCCGGATCAGGGGACCTCCTGATTTCTGGAGATTTCTCCGGTTCAGGTGATCTCTTAATATCTGGGGATCATTCTGGGTCTGGGGATCTCTTGATATCAGGAGATCTCACAGGATCAGGAGATCTCTTGATATCTGGGATGGGATCTGCAACTTCTGGAGCCTCCGGAGACTTTGGCTCTGGAGGATCTGGAATTGTAATAGAATTGGGGTCCGGAGGGTCCAGTATTGCCACTGGAGGGTCTGGGGACCAGTCTGGTTCTGGGTTCTCGGGAGATCTTCTGACCTCAGGTGCCTCGGGAGGCTCTGGGGTTTCTGGGGACACGGATGAGTCCGCAGTCCCAGGGATAACATTATTACCTGGAG AGGAGGAGCTGCCTCTCCTTCCTACAACTAGCCCACAAGAAGCATCAGGTACTTCTGGGGATTTCTCAGGAGTTTCAGGAACCTCAGGGGATCTGGGAGTCTCTGGAGACATAGAGGTCTCTGGAGCCTCTGGAACTTCTGGTGTCTCTGGCTCCGGAGACACGGAGCAGCCTGATATAACTCTGATCCCTGACACAAAAG AGGAGGGGCTGCTTCCCACACAAGAGACCCCTCAGGAGGGTACTGGTGGTGTTGAGGAGACACTGGGCTCTGGCCTTCCAGAGCCAGATGAACCTGAAGAACCTGAGGTTGACAGGACAG GCATGCCCACATGCTTGCTATGCACGTGCCTTGGTGGTTCGGTCTACTGCGATGACTTAAAGCTGGACAGCGTCCCCCCTCTTCCCAAGGACACCACTCACTTCTACGCCCGCTACAACAGGATTACCAAGATCAACAAGTCGGACTTTGCCTCCATGA ACAAACTTAAGAGGATCGACCTGACCGCCAACGAGATCTCGTCCATCGACAGCAGGGCATTTATGGGCCTGCCCGAGCTGGAGGAGCTGGTGATTCGGGAAAATCACATCTCGCAGCTGCCCGCCCTGTCGGAGACCATGACCTTGATTGACGCCAGCCACAACAACATTGACTCCAAGGGGATTGCCAAAGAGGCCtttaag GACATGACCGGACTGCTGTACCTGTACCTGACTGACAACAAGATCGATTACATCCCTGTTCCTCTGCCACACAGTCTGAGATCTCTACATCTACAG